From the genome of Sinanaerobacter sp. ZZT-01:
AGGAGATTGTAACGAGTGCTTTTTTCCGGGTTCTTGAAATCCAGACAGATCACCTCATAGCCCAGCTTTTTAAGAAATACCGCTGTATAGTGGAACAGTTCGGCTTTGGGATCGCTGATGACCAGACTTTCCCCGGCAAGCCCCAGCATACAGATGGACTGGATGACAAGGCAGCGTGTTTTCCCTGAACGAGTTGCGCCGATAGTCAAAGTATGGGTATCGTCAGGAATGTAGTAGAGCCGTTCAGACGGCTCCCCAAGCTCTCCTGCTCTGATTTTCTCTGCACCCACCACGATGCCGCCCTCATCAAACAGCTTATAGGGATCGGCTTTTTCTTTCTCCGGCTTATTTTGCGGTACGGGCGGGGTATCCTGTGGCTGTGGTGCCTCTGTTAAATGAGCAGCCGCAAGGTCATAATCCACGGATTCAAAGTCCGCATCCTGTATCAATTCCTCCTTTTCTTCCCTTGATTTTATAGGAACGGGCGGTGGGTTGGGTTCGTCCTGTACCGCCGCACCCTGCCCGGTTTCCACTTGCTCTAAGGGTATATTCTTATTTTTGTTTTCCTCCATAAACGGCAAATCCTCAAAGCCGGTATCTAACAGCCTACGAATAAGAGGGTTCGCCGGATTGATAAGCTGTGTTCCAAAGACCCTGCACTTTTCTTTATCTTGCAGCCACCGTGCCGAGCCATGCTGATACTGTCCCACCGGGGCAGGCGTATAGATGTCCTCTGCCACTTGAACAAGCTCGCTTTGATAGGGGCGGTTGTTCTGTACCCAAAACAGCACACAGCACAGACAAAGGAAACCCTCAAAGGACAAGAACAACATAAGCTGCTGGCGCTGGGTGAACAGCCCTGCGATACAGTCCCATAACGGGAGTAAAGTCAGGGTACGGACCCGGTGCGACAGCAGCCCATGCAAAGCCGCAGTAAAGAACAGATTGAAAATTGTGCCAAGGCCGATGATGATGGAACCTAAAATGAGCTTTTCCTTTTTCTTCATCGGCAAAGTTCTCCCTCCGGCTCTGCGGCTGGCTGGAGGGCAGCATCAAACTCTGGATAAGCCTGCCTAATCCTGTCCATCGTTTCAGGTGTAGGAATGCCCCAAACCTCACCACGCCCAACCGCCATGCGATCCCCGTCCACAGGATGCGTTAAGTGAATGGTATCTCTGCGGACATAATCCGGGCGGCAGCCGGGGCCATGGGTGACTGCCCATATCTGATTACGGGGTGTCCGATACTCCTGCTTTAGATGCTCATGCCGAAGTATCACAAATTGCCCCTCATAATTTTCCCGCCTGCTTTCGGGGAAACAGTCAATCGAAGTCAAAATTCTGTTTTCATCGGTGCTGACCGGATAATAGGCTGGATCATGGGGATGGCTCACGAAAAATATCGGGATTTTATGCTCCATAGCAAATGCAACTTCTCCCTGCATCCCTTGGCTGAAAGTGGTTCCCATAACCCACAGCTCATCGGATTTTTCCAACAGGGCAAGGCCAAGCTGCAACCCCTGTTCCCGCTGTTCGGGAATGGTGTCATTGCACCATTGACTGAAGATGATATGGGGAGCAAGCGGTAATACCCCCTGCTCTCCGGCAATGCGGCAATATTCCACGGCATTTTTTATGTTGGTGTTATAGTCCCCACGCAGAGGACTTGCGATATACACCATTTTCAAGTTGTTCACCTCCTAAAAAACAAAAAAGTGCCCCCCTGCACCATCAATGCGGTGCAGGGGGGCCGGTTGCTGTTCTATTAAGTTTTCAACGATTAAGGCTCATAGCCAAAGTCCTCGGCTTCCTCACCCGGATTATAAGGTTCCTGCGCAGTATCTTCCTTGAAGTCACTGTGTTCCGGCTCATTGGCCGACCGGTCAAGCTGCTTTTGCAGGAACAGGCTGGCAGGAGCGTTCACAGGCGGGATTTTCGCCTCCTCCTGAATCAGCTCGTTATAATACAAGACGTAGGTTTTGAAGTTTGTGTTCAGCGTAGACAGCAGGCTGTCCTCGGAAACAATCAGGTCAGCCACTTCCTCATAAAGCTGGCGCAGTTCAAAAAGAGGGACAGCGGCGGTGGTCAAATCGTAAAGCAGATATTCGCCCTGACGGTTTCCAAAGGCTACAGCCATATCAGACATGAAATTATCGGCTACCGCCTCATGGACAGCAAAGAAATCCTGTCCGCCTGACTGCACGAAATAGATACCGTTTCTCACCGGAACGGGCGGGGGGCTGTCTTTGCCCTGCTGGGCAGGCGGGGGGCACTCGCCAAAGTAATCGGTCAGACGCAGTTTGCCGTCACGCCTGATTTCCTCCATCATCTCCACTGCCTTGGCTTCCATGCGCTTGCAGGCAGCCACACGCCGCTGAAGCATTTCATACATGGGAACATCCTTGATGTCCTCGCCGTAGCAAAGCCAGTCCCCGTCCTGCTCTGCCATGGAAATGGCTTTGTCCGACAATACCTCCTTAGCCTTATCCTTCGGGATCATAATGCCCTCACGCTCAATGCCGTTTTCATCTTTTGCTACAATAACATAAATATTCAGTGCGATTTCAAGGGCAGTATTAATATTGCCCCAAATCGACTCTCCGCTTGGATGATTCATAATATCACTCTCCTATCTGAATGGGTTACGCAGTTACACTTACATAATACAACTATATATCCGTATAATCAACCACTATTGTTATCTTATATTTTGTTGTGTTATGACACATAATAAAAGTAGGATAGATTAAAGGAGGATAAAGATGGACTTACCACAAAAATTCAAACTGCTCCGAACGCAAAGGGGTATCAGCGTATATAAGCTGTCCAAAGAAACTGACATATCGGAAAATTATATCCGCAAAATTGAAAAAGGCGAAAGCCAGCCATCTGTGCTTGTGCTGGAAAAATTGCTTGCCCGCCTAGGCACAACGATTTCGGAGTTTTATAACGAAAGCAGCGATGTGCTGTATCCCACTGCATATGAACGGGAACTTGTAGAAAGTGTTCGTGTGCTGAATCAAGAAAAGGCTGATGCGGTTCTCCATATCGCAAAGCTGATGGCAAAGTAACCGGCTGCCCTAACAAGGCAGCCGCTATTTATTCCCGTTCAATGCCGCGCTCCATGCTGCCAAAGAGCCATGAGAAGTCCAGCACCTTTTCTCTTTTTTGCAGCTCCGGCATAATGTCCTCAATTTTATCTACCAGCCGTTCCACAGAGTTGAGATCGTCCTGTGTCATGTCGTTGTCAACGGTGCGCATTTTAACCAGCCCCGCATAGATGACTTTCAAATCCGTTTCGGAGAACAGCCGTTTTTCATCAATCAAGCCGCTTCTGGTGGCGAAACTCTCAAAGGCGTCCTCTTTGTTGTAGAAATACTGGCGCTGGATGGGGTTTTTCTTTTCATCGCAGCGGTAGGTGGAAAGCACATACTCAAACAGGGGGTGATGCTTGCAGGCCAGCACCACGCCGTTATGTTCATTAATTTTATACAAGTTGTTGGGCAATTTCGCGGCGGTTTCCTCATCAAAAGGCTTATCCGAACAGATCCCGCAAGCCACCGCTGTAGACTTGGCAAGGGTCTGTATTCTGTCCATGAGCTTATTCTGCACTTCCACAAAGGGATTTTTCATTACCGTGTCATTCTTGGTGAAAAAAGCAATCAGCTTATCCCTGTGGTAAATGTCCGCCACATAGTCCGGTGAAGTGGAGGGCTGTACGGTAAATCCTTTCTTTTGCAGGGTTTCAAAATAGCTTTGGTAAAACTCGGTTTTGGTTTTCATAGGCACTCTCCTTACATTTCATTCTGAAAATAGTGGCGGGGGGAAAGGTCAGGCTGCCCCGGCAGGCTTTCCTCAATCCTTGCCATCAGTTCACGGATACGGTTCTCCTGCCCGCTGTCCATTTCATTGTCCAGCATAACGCACCTTGCACAGCAGGACACCAGTACCCGAAGTTCATCGTGGGAAAGAGAAAGCGGCGCCGGGATTTTAAGCCCGCTGCGCTCCAAAAAGTCGTCCTGTGCCAGCACGGGGTCATAAAAGAAACGTTCCCTGTAAAAGCGTTTGGTATTGTGCTTTGGCATGGCCTTTTGACAGGTGACAAACTCATAGCCGAATAAAGCAGTACGGCGGCAGAGCAGCACCACCCCAGCGCTCTCAAACACCTTGATGTAGGAACCGCCTGTAAGCAGAATCGTTTCTGTCCGATCCATATCCGCAAACGGCGGCTGCATACAGCAGGAAAGACCTGTACGGGTTTCTTCGGCCGCCTGCTCCAAAGCCCGGACCTTTTCGCCGCCGTAGGTTTCAAAAACAAGCTCCCCATCCTGTGTAACCATACAGAACAGGGAGTTTTCGTTGTAAACCTCGGCGGCTATATCGCTTTCCATAACACTTTCCACACGGAAGCCCCTTTGGGTCAGCCGTGTATAAAAGTCATCAAAAAACTCTTTTTTGGTTTTCAATCCTCATTCCTCCTTAACGGTTAATGTTCATAGCCCTTATCCTGCAATTTCAAAAACAGCTCCTTTTTGGCGTCCTTTGACAGCTCCCGGCCGTTGGCTTTCTCCCAATCGCTGAAACGGCTGTCATTGTCGTGGGTCAGACCGGAGAGCATATCCAGCGCCTCCATCAGCATCTGCTCGGCAAAATAAGAACGACGGGCGCTTTTGTATTCCTCGGATTTCATTTCATAATCCAGCCGGTTCAAGGTCTTTACCATGCCCAGCACACGGTTTGCAATGATTTTATCCGCTTCCCCGGAAAATCGCTTTTGCAGGCTGCCGAGGTATTCATCACTGCCGCCGTATAGCTGGGCCATTTTCATTTTGCTGTCTATGTAGCGTTCTTTCTGCTCCCTGAGTGCAGGGACATTCTCCAGAAGATACGCCACCAGCTTATCAACCTCAGCCTTGAGTTCCGGCGTCAGAAGCTGATAGGCAATGCGGCCGGTGGGCTGGAGTGCGGATTTAAGACGGAATACACGGTCGGCGGTTTCATTCAGTACCGCATCATCAAAATCAAAGCTGCCGGATAGCTCATTTTCCTCGTCATAGTCATCCCGGAGCCGC
Proteins encoded in this window:
- a CDS encoding helix-turn-helix transcriptional regulator, with translation MDLPQKFKLLRTQRGISVYKLSKETDISENYIRKIEKGESQPSVLVLEKLLARLGTTISEFYNESSDVLYPTAYERELVESVRVLNQEKADAVLHIAKLMAK